A part of Magnetospirillum sp. genomic DNA contains:
- a CDS encoding glutathione S-transferase N-terminal domain-containing protein produces MIDFYTWSTPNGRKVAIMLEECGLAYKTHKIDIGKGEQFAPAFLAVNPNGKIPAIVDHAAADGKPLPVFESGAILIYLAEKTGKFLPTAPRARAEVLQWLMFQMGGVGPMFGQAHHFIRFAPEKVPYGIERYSKETRRLYGVMDKRLGESVHLAGAEYSIADMATFPWVARHTYHEVDLADFPNVKRWHDAIAARPAVVKGTAF; encoded by the coding sequence ATGATCGACTTCTATACCTGGAGCACGCCCAACGGCCGCAAGGTCGCGATCATGCTCGAGGAATGCGGGCTTGCCTACAAGACCCACAAAATCGACATCGGCAAGGGCGAGCAGTTCGCGCCCGCTTTTCTTGCGGTCAATCCCAACGGCAAGATACCCGCGATCGTCGACCACGCGGCGGCCGACGGCAAACCGCTCCCCGTGTTCGAATCGGGTGCGATCCTGATCTATCTCGCCGAGAAGACCGGCAAGTTCCTGCCCACCGCACCGCGCGCGCGCGCCGAAGTTCTGCAGTGGCTCATGTTCCAGATGGGCGGGGTGGGGCCGATGTTCGGCCAGGCGCATCACTTCATCCGCTTCGCGCCCGAAAAAGTGCCCTACGGCATCGAACGTTATTCGAAGGAAACGCGACGTCTCTACGGCGTCATGGACAAGCGTCTAGGCGAAAGCGTGCATCTGGCTGGCGCCGAGTACAGCATCGCGGACATGGCGACGTTCCCGTGGGTAGCGCGCCACACCTACCACGAGGTCGATCTGGCCGATTTCCCGAACGTGAAGCGCTGGCACGACGCGATCGCAGCACGTCCGGCGGTCGTCAAAGGAACGGCGTTTTAG
- the gatB gene encoding Asp-tRNA(Asn)/Glu-tRNA(Gln) amidotransferase subunit GatB: MIIEGKTGSWEIVVGLEVHAQVVSQSKLFSGASATYGGEPNAQVSLVDAAFPGMLPVINGYVVEQAIKTGLGIEATVNEVSVFDRKNYFYADLPQGYQISQYTRPIVSGGRLVIDLPGDTTKTIGVTRLHLEQDAGKSMHDQSPTKSYIDLNRSGVALMEIVSEPDIRSPEEAGAYLKKLRAILRYLGTCDGNMEEGSMRCDANVSVRKVGVTEFGTRNEIKNVNSIRHVMQAIEYEANRQVEALEAGESIRQETRLWDVARGVTRSMRSKEHAHDYRYFPDPDLLPLILDPKAIARIKASMPELPDAKKARFVDAYKLSPYDAGVLVAEQEQADFFETVAKGRKDPKLAANWVIVELFGALNKKGVDVTNSPVGAKNLAGLLDLIENETISGRIAKDVFQFMVETGKDAASIVAEKGLVQVTDTGAIDAAIAKVMAENAAKVDEYRAGKTTLFGWFVGQVMKGTGGKANPAKVNEILKAKLSG; the protein is encoded by the coding sequence ATGATCATCGAAGGCAAAACGGGTTCTTGGGAAATCGTCGTGGGCCTCGAAGTCCATGCGCAGGTCGTCTCGCAGTCGAAGCTGTTTTCGGGCGCTTCGGCTACGTATGGCGGCGAGCCGAATGCGCAGGTGAGCCTCGTCGATGCGGCGTTTCCAGGCATGCTGCCGGTCATCAACGGCTATGTTGTCGAACAGGCAATCAAGACTGGCCTCGGCATCGAGGCCACGGTCAACGAAGTGTCGGTGTTCGATCGCAAAAACTATTTCTACGCCGACCTGCCGCAGGGCTATCAGATCAGCCAGTACACGCGCCCCATCGTGTCGGGCGGACGGCTCGTGATCGACCTGCCGGGCGACACCACCAAGACGATCGGCGTCACGCGCCTGCATCTCGAGCAGGACGCCGGCAAATCGATGCACGACCAGAGCCCGACCAAGAGCTATATCGACCTCAACCGCTCCGGTGTGGCGCTGATGGAGATCGTGTCGGAGCCGGACATCCGCTCGCCCGAAGAGGCGGGGGCCTATCTCAAGAAGCTGCGCGCGATCCTGCGCTATCTCGGGACCTGCGACGGCAACATGGAAGAAGGCTCGATGCGGTGCGACGCCAACGTTTCGGTGCGCAAAGTGGGCGTTACCGAGTTCGGCACGCGCAACGAGATCAAGAACGTCAATTCGATCCGCCATGTGATGCAGGCGATCGAATACGAAGCCAACCGTCAGGTCGAAGCGCTGGAGGCGGGCGAATCCATCCGCCAGGAAACGCGCCTGTGGGACGTGGCGCGCGGCGTCACACGCTCGATGCGCTCGAAGGAACATGCGCACGACTACCGCTATTTCCCCGACCCCGATCTGCTGCCCTTGATCCTCGATCCCAAGGCGATCGCGCGCATCAAAGCGTCGATGCCGGAGTTGCCTGATGCCAAAAAGGCGCGCTTTGTCGATGCCTACAAGCTCAGCCCGTACGATGCGGGCGTGCTGGTGGCCGAGCAGGAACAGGCCGATTTCTTCGAAACCGTCGCCAAGGGCCGCAAGGACCCCAAGCTCGCGGCCAATTGGGTCATCGTCGAACTGTTCGGGGCGCTGAACAAAAAGGGCGTGGACGTAACCAATTCGCCCGTCGGCGCGAAGAACCTCGCGGGGCTCCTCGATCTCATCGAAAACGAGACGATTTCGGGGCGCATCGCCAAGGACGTGTTCCAGTTCATGGTCGAGACCGGCAAGGATGCGGCCAGCATCGTTGCGGAAAAGGGCCTTGTGCAGGTTACGGATACCGGCGCCATCGATGCTGCGATCGCCAAGGTGATGGCGGAAAACGCAGCCAAGGTGGACGAGTATCGGGCGGGCAAGACGACGTTGTTCGGCTGGTTCGTGGGCCAGGTCATGAAGGGGACGGGCGGCAAGGCCAACCCGGCCAAGGTCAACGAAATCCTCAAGGCTAAACTTTCGGGCTGA
- a CDS encoding DUF4394 domain-containing protein: MKIAAAILAGALALGAGRAEALDIVALTDRNELVLFDSANPAMTSMVAVQATAARLLGIDLRPADLKLYGLDAAGGIYRIDARTGMTEKVSTLSVPLEIAESAVVDFNPQANRLRVIGPSGQSLRVNVDTGETAVDGRIAYAEGDANAGKLPLVTAAAYLNSVAGTTQTQLFDFDSGHGFYAIQDPPNAGTLNSIAPLGLPAESRIDAADIHTDKSMTVYRSFAVVANRLFSFAVASGRMTDIGPIAAGSRKIVDIAVVSPP, from the coding sequence ATGAAGATCGCAGCCGCAATTCTGGCAGGCGCTTTGGCGCTCGGTGCCGGGCGCGCCGAAGCGCTCGATATTGTGGCGCTGACCGACCGCAACGAACTGGTGCTGTTCGATTCCGCCAATCCAGCCATGACGTCGATGGTGGCGGTGCAGGCAACCGCTGCGCGCCTGCTCGGCATCGATCTGCGCCCGGCCGATCTCAAGCTTTACGGGCTCGATGCCGCGGGCGGGATCTACCGCATCGATGCGCGCACGGGCATGACCGAAAAAGTTTCGACCCTGTCGGTGCCGCTCGAGATCGCCGAATCGGCCGTGGTCGATTTCAATCCGCAGGCCAATCGCCTGCGCGTGATCGGCCCGTCGGGTCAGAGTCTGCGCGTCAATGTCGATACCGGCGAAACGGCCGTCGACGGGCGCATCGCCTATGCCGAGGGCGATGCAAATGCCGGCAAGCTGCCGCTCGTGACGGCCGCTGCCTATCTCAATTCGGTCGCCGGCACGACTCAGACCCAATTGTTCGATTTCGATTCCGGCCACGGCTTCTATGCGATCCAGGATCCGCCGAATGCCGGCACGCTCAATTCGATCGCACCCTTGGGCTTGCCGGCGGAATCGCGTATCGATGCGGCCGACATCCACACCGACAAAAGCATGACGGTCTATAGGTCGTTTGCCGTCGTCGCCAATCGCCTTTTCTCCTTTGCCGTCGCAAGCGGGCGCATGACTGACATCGGCCCGATTGCGGCCGGCTCGCGCAAGATTGTGGACATCGCCGTCGTTTCGCCGCCCTGA
- a CDS encoding Na+/H+ antiporter → MELLEIVLGMLVVAVVLARFSETLRVPYAVLLVVAGMALAFVPGLPTVDFDPQLIMALFLPPLLFSSAYFTSWRDFKLYLRPILSLAIGLVLATTLGVGIALKLLLPEVPWAVAFLLGAIVSPPDAVAAAAIMEKLRLPKRIVAILEGESLVNDATGLVLYKFALAAALSGMFSAVEAAGTFVIYAVGGCGIGYAVGLIAVWTLKRLHETQLQIAFTFIVPFVAYLAGENVHVSGVLAVVVAGLVVGWHAPEFFTAEARIQGQTVWASVVFVLNALVFILIGLQLDGIAERLAAYSGSHLLWLATCVSAAAIAIRMIWVFPNTYLPMLSASIRQQEGGVPPVGWVVIVGWTGMRGVVSLAAALAIPQTMADGSAFPARDLVVFLSFAVIFSTLVVQGTTLGPLIRWLGVGGDRNFEREEESARRKLAHAALVEIDRLAAEDMVAMEVAPNLRRGYEARLRAEKPTQHDRELDAARRQARRVRLAVVAAERRRLLKLRREREIGDDVLHKLMREVDLEEMRLSNRSQD, encoded by the coding sequence ATGGAACTGCTGGAAATCGTTTTGGGCATGCTGGTCGTGGCGGTGGTGCTGGCGCGGTTTTCGGAAACGCTGCGCGTGCCCTACGCCGTGCTGCTCGTCGTCGCGGGCATGGCGCTCGCCTTCGTGCCGGGCTTGCCGACCGTCGATTTCGATCCGCAGCTCATCATGGCGCTGTTCTTGCCGCCGTTGCTGTTTTCGTCGGCCTACTTCACGTCGTGGCGCGACTTTAAACTCTACCTGCGGCCGATCTTGAGCCTCGCGATTGGGCTTGTACTGGCGACCACACTCGGTGTGGGCATCGCGCTGAAACTGCTGCTGCCCGAGGTGCCGTGGGCGGTGGCGTTCCTGCTCGGCGCCATCGTGTCGCCGCCCGACGCGGTTGCGGCCGCTGCGATCATGGAAAAGCTGCGCCTGCCCAAGCGTATTGTGGCCATCCTCGAAGGCGAAAGCCTCGTCAACGACGCAACGGGCCTCGTTCTCTACAAATTCGCATTGGCGGCGGCCTTGTCCGGCATGTTCTCGGCGGTCGAAGCCGCGGGAACTTTCGTGATCTACGCGGTCGGTGGTTGCGGTATTGGCTATGCGGTCGGCCTCATCGCCGTGTGGACGCTCAAGCGCTTGCACGAAACCCAGCTACAGATCGCCTTCACCTTCATCGTACCGTTCGTGGCGTACCTTGCCGGCGAAAACGTACATGTGTCGGGCGTGCTCGCGGTCGTGGTGGCGGGCCTCGTCGTCGGTTGGCACGCGCCGGAGTTCTTTACGGCCGAAGCGCGTATCCAGGGGCAGACCGTCTGGGCGTCCGTCGTGTTCGTGCTCAACGCGCTCGTATTCATTCTGATCGGGCTGCAGCTCGACGGGATCGCCGAGCGCCTTGCCGCCTATTCGGGTTCGCATTTGCTGTGGTTGGCGACGTGCGTTTCGGCGGCCGCGATCGCAATCCGGATGATTTGGGTCTTCCCCAATACGTATCTGCCGATGCTGTCGGCATCCATCCGGCAGCAGGAAGGCGGTGTCCCGCCTGTCGGTTGGGTGGTCATCGTCGGCTGGACCGGGATGCGCGGCGTTGTGAGCCTCGCCGCTGCCCTCGCGATTCCGCAGACCATGGCCGATGGATCTGCCTTCCCGGCCCGCGATCTCGTGGTGTTTCTGTCGTTTGCGGTGATCTTCTCGACGCTCGTCGTGCAGGGAACCACTTTAGGCCCGCTGATCCGCTGGCTCGGCGTGGGCGGCGACCGCAATTTCGAGCGCGAAGAAGAGTCTGCGCGGCGCAAACTTGCGCACGCCGCCTTGGTCGAGATCGACCGGCTCGCGGCCGAGGACATGGTGGCGATGGAAGTCGCCCCCAATCTGCGTCGGGGCTACGAAGCGCGCTTGCGCGCCGAGAAACCGACCCAGCACGACCGCGAACTCGACGCGGCCCGCCGCCAGGCTCGCCGCGTGCGTCTCGCCGTCGTTGCGGCCGAACGGCGACGCCTGCTCAAGCTGCGGCGCGAGCGCGAAATCGGCGACGACGTGCTGCACAAGCTGATGCGCGAGGTTGATCTCGAAGAAATGCGGCTTTCGAATCGCAGTCAGGATTAG
- the gatC gene encoding Asp-tRNA(Asn)/Glu-tRNA(Gln) amidotransferase subunit GatC, giving the protein MSLDPATVARIATLARIKIAPDEQVRIAGELNTILDWVEQLKTLDTSAVEPMTSTVEMVMPQRADQVTDGGYPNKILANATEPVRVSTTEEMGGFFTVPKVVE; this is encoded by the coding sequence ATGTCGCTCGATCCGGCTACCGTTGCCCGCATTGCCACATTGGCGCGCATCAAGATCGCACCCGACGAACAGGTGCGCATCGCAGGCGAGCTCAACACAATTCTCGACTGGGTCGAGCAGCTCAAAACGCTCGATACGTCGGCCGTCGAGCCGATGACGTCGACGGTCGAAATGGTCATGCCGCAGCGTGCGGACCAAGTCACCGACGGCGGCTATCCCAACAAGATCCTCGCCAACGCAACCGAGCCCGTACGCGTCTCGACGACCGAGGAAATGGGCGGCTTTTTCACCGTGCCGAAGGTGGTCGAATAA
- the gatA gene encoding Asp-tRNA(Asn)/Glu-tRNA(Gln) amidotransferase subunit GatA, whose product MSALNDLTIAQLRDGLKARKFSAREVADTYLAAMEKQRALNAFILETPDVALAQAASADAKLAKGEGGALEGVPLGIKDLFCTKDVQTTAGSHILEGFKPPYESTVSQNLFDAGAVMLGKLNLDEFAMGSANITSYFGPVKNPWKRKDGKDLVPGGSSGGSAASVAAHIVAGATGTDTGGSIRQPASFTGIVGIKPTYGRCSRWGIVAFASSLDQAGPMTRDVRDAAIMLGAMAGHDAKDSTSVPLPVPNYEAAMTGDIRGLRFGIPKEYRVDGMPAEIEKLWQQGIDWMKTAGAEPVEISLPHTKYALPTYYIIAPAEASSNLARYDGVRYGLRVPGNTLDEMYENTRAAGFGAEVRRRILIGTYVLSAGYYDAYYLKAQKVRTLIFQDFQEAWKKCDVILTPTAPSAAFGIGDKADDPIAMYLNDVFTVPVNLAGLPGMSVPAGLSGEGLPLGLQLIGKPFDEPTLFRVGGVLETAANFKARPGA is encoded by the coding sequence ATGAGCGCGCTCAATGATCTGACGATTGCCCAGCTTCGCGATGGTTTGAAGGCGCGCAAATTCTCGGCGCGCGAAGTGGCCGACACCTATTTGGCCGCGATGGAAAAGCAGCGCGCGCTCAACGCCTTCATCCTCGAAACGCCGGATGTAGCGCTTGCACAAGCCGCAAGCGCCGACGCCAAGCTTGCCAAAGGCGAGGGCGGCGCGCTCGAGGGCGTGCCGCTCGGCATCAAGGATCTGTTCTGCACCAAGGACGTGCAGACCACGGCCGGCAGCCACATTCTTGAAGGCTTCAAGCCGCCCTACGAATCGACCGTGTCGCAGAATCTGTTCGATGCGGGTGCTGTCATGTTGGGCAAGCTCAATCTCGACGAGTTCGCGATGGGCTCGGCCAATATCACGAGCTATTTCGGGCCCGTGAAGAACCCATGGAAGCGCAAAGACGGCAAGGATCTTGTTCCCGGCGGTTCGTCGGGCGGCTCGGCCGCGTCGGTTGCCGCTCACATCGTGGCGGGTGCGACGGGTACGGACACAGGTGGTTCGATCCGCCAGCCCGCGAGTTTCACCGGCATTGTCGGCATCAAGCCGACCTACGGCCGCTGCTCGCGCTGGGGAATTGTCGCGTTCGCCTCGTCGCTCGACCAGGCGGGGCCGATGACGCGCGACGTGCGCGATGCCGCGATCATGCTGGGGGCGATGGCCGGGCACGATGCCAAGGATTCGACCTCGGTGCCGCTGCCGGTGCCGAATTACGAAGCGGCCATGACCGGCGACATTCGCGGCTTGCGCTTCGGCATCCCGAAGGAATATCGCGTCGACGGCATGCCGGCGGAAATCGAAAAGCTCTGGCAGCAGGGCATCGATTGGATGAAGACGGCGGGTGCCGAGCCCGTCGAGATTTCGCTGCCGCACACCAAATACGCGCTGCCGACCTACTACATCATTGCCCCCGCCGAAGCGTCGTCGAACCTCGCGCGCTACGACGGCGTGCGCTACGGGCTGCGCGTGCCCGGCAACACCCTCGACGAGATGTACGAGAATACGCGCGCAGCCGGTTTCGGCGCCGAGGTGCGGCGCCGCATTCTGATCGGCACCTATGTGCTGTCGGCGGGCTATTACGACGCCTATTATCTGAAGGCGCAGAAGGTCCGCACGCTGATCTTCCAGGACTTCCAGGAAGCCTGGAAGAAATGCGACGTGATCTTGACGCCGACCGCACCGTCGGCTGCCTTCGGCATCGGCGACAAGGCCGACGATCCGATCGCGATGTATTTGAACGACGTGTTCACGGTGCCGGTCAATCTTGCGGGGTTGCCGGGCATGTCGGTTCCGGCCGGTCTGTCGGGCGAGGGGTTGCCGCTGGGCCTGCAACTGATCGGCAAGCCGTTCGACGAGCCGACCTTGTTCCGTGTGGGCGGCGTGCTTGAGACGGCCGCAAATTTCAAAGCGCGGCCGGGAGCGTAA
- the ruvX gene encoding Holliday junction resolvase RuvX, translated as MPIRNPSDLLAELPEKTCLLGLDPGEKTIGLAVSDPNLTIASPLETIERARKASADYARIAEVALVRKVGGFVVGMPTNMDGSLGPRAQSARAFARNLVARIDLPLVFWDERMSTQAVTRTLIEADMSRAKRAAVVDKMAAAFILQGFLDWIRIGR; from the coding sequence ATGCCGATCCGCAACCCCAGCGACCTGTTGGCCGAACTGCCGGAAAAGACCTGTCTTTTGGGCCTCGATCCCGGCGAGAAAACCATCGGCCTTGCCGTTTCGGACCCGAATCTGACCATCGCCTCGCCGCTCGAAACGATCGAACGCGCGCGCAAGGCGAGCGCCGACTATGCCCGCATCGCCGAGGTCGCACTCGTGCGCAAAGTCGGCGGCTTCGTCGTCGGCATGCCGACCAATATGGACGGCTCGCTGGGGCCCCGCGCACAATCGGCTCGCGCGTTTGCGCGCAATCTCGTGGCGCGCATCGACCTGCCGCTGGTCTTTTGGGACGAGCGAATGTCGACGCAAGCCGTCACGCGCACGCTGATCGAAGCTGACATGAGCCGCGCCAAGCGTGCGGCTGTCGTCGACAAAATGGCGGCCGCGTTCATCCTGCAAGGTTTCCTCGACTGGATCCGGATCGGGCGATGA
- a CDS encoding AEC family transporter, whose translation MSAVLAAIAPIFGLIALGWLLKRTLFPSPDFWVPIEKLTYTVLFPALLIASIATARLEGPATLRLIAAALGTLAAIATLMFLLRRVLGLDGPAFTSVLQGSIRFNTYIALAGAAGLYGTRGLAEIAIVLAVAIPFVNAISIYALSAYGARDGDANEAASPWRELVRNPLIVSSAVGLLLAIAELPLPAFASAMLDILGRGSLSLGLLTVGAGLVISNIGRQMRGVAIASIAKLALAPLLAFAAARYFELAPMSAGILVLFAAQPTATTAYILARRLGGNGELMAAIIALQTLLAALTLPLAVAYLM comes from the coding sequence ATGAGTGCGGTTCTGGCCGCCATCGCCCCGATCTTCGGTCTAATCGCTCTTGGCTGGCTGCTCAAACGCACTTTGTTTCCGAGCCCCGATTTTTGGGTGCCGATCGAAAAACTGACCTATACCGTGCTGTTTCCTGCCCTGCTGATCGCCTCGATCGCCACGGCACGATTGGAGGGGCCCGCCACGCTGCGCTTGATCGCGGCGGCACTCGGCACCCTTGCCGCAATCGCAACCCTGATGTTTTTGCTGCGGCGTGTGCTCGGGCTCGACGGACCGGCTTTCACCTCTGTGCTGCAAGGCAGCATTCGCTTCAACACCTACATCGCCCTTGCCGGTGCGGCCGGTCTCTACGGCACACGCGGTTTGGCCGAAATCGCGATCGTGCTGGCGGTCGCTATCCCGTTCGTAAACGCAATCAGCATCTATGCGTTGAGCGCCTACGGTGCCCGCGACGGAGACGCCAACGAAGCCGCCAGTCCGTGGCGCGAGCTTGTACGAAATCCATTGATCGTAAGCTCGGCTGTGGGGCTGCTGCTGGCGATCGCCGAGCTGCCGCTGCCGGCCTTCGCGAGTGCAATGCTCGACATTCTCGGGCGCGGCTCTCTGTCGCTGGGTTTGCTCACGGTCGGGGCGGGTCTCGTCATCAGCAATATCGGCCGGCAAATGCGCGGTGTGGCGATCGCGTCGATAGCCAAGCTTGCGCTTGCGCCGCTCTTGGCCTTTGCCGCCGCGCGATATTTTGAGCTCGCCCCAATGTCGGCGGGCATTCTCGTGCTGTTTGCAGCGCAACCCACCGCGACGACCGCATATATCCTGGCGCGGCGCCTCGGCGGCAACGGCGAACTGATGGCCGCAATAATCGCTTTGCAGACGCTGCTTGCGGCATTGACCCTGCCGCTTGCGGTCGCGTATCTGATGTAG
- a CDS encoding 2'-deoxycytidine 5'-triphosphate deaminase: MSKKRVSPVGILPFQDYRRFVADGRIAAQTAIDDSQIQPASIDLRLGATAYRVAAGFMPGPDALVADKLKLLTMHVLDLTAGAVLERGCLYIIPLQESLDLPKDVAGSANPKSTTGRLDIFTRLMCDRGREFEKVPAGYKGPLYLEVSPRTFSILARSGQTLNQLRLRRGNPTMTDAALAALDKRLGLVYAPDSNRERAQIGQGLWISIDLEGADGSRTIGYRARHNAPLIDLARIGHYDPADFWEALPRTKSRSLILNPDDFYILVSREKIRVPHEYAAEMVPYDTSVGEFRIHYAGFFDPGFGYGANDIEGTRAVLEVRSHDVPFLLEHGQIVGRFAFEPLTQTPDRIYGVDIGSNYQRQGLTLAKQFKRAR, translated from the coding sequence TTGAGCAAAAAACGCGTTTCGCCGGTCGGCATTTTGCCGTTCCAGGATTATCGCCGGTTCGTGGCCGATGGCCGCATCGCTGCCCAAACGGCGATCGACGATTCGCAAATCCAGCCTGCCAGCATCGACCTGCGCTTAGGGGCGACGGCCTATCGCGTGGCCGCAGGCTTCATGCCCGGCCCCGACGCGCTTGTCGCCGACAAGCTCAAGCTCCTCACCATGCATGTACTCGATCTAACGGCCGGTGCCGTGCTCGAGCGCGGTTGTCTCTACATCATCCCGCTGCAGGAATCGCTCGACCTGCCTAAAGACGTCGCGGGAAGCGCCAATCCCAAAAGCACGACCGGGCGGCTCGACATCTTCACGCGCCTGATGTGCGACCGCGGCCGCGAATTCGAAAAAGTGCCGGCCGGCTACAAGGGCCCGCTCTATCTCGAAGTGAGCCCGCGCACCTTCTCGATCCTGGCGCGCAGCGGCCAGACGCTGAACCAACTGCGCCTGCGCCGCGGCAATCCGACGATGACGGATGCGGCCCTCGCCGCCCTCGACAAGCGCCTGGGCCTTGTCTACGCGCCCGATTCAAACCGCGAGCGTGCGCAGATCGGCCAAGGTCTGTGGATTTCGATCGATCTCGAGGGGGCGGATGGCAGCCGCACGATCGGCTACCGCGCGCGCCACAACGCGCCCTTGATCGATCTCGCGCGCATCGGGCACTACGACCCCGCCGATTTCTGGGAGGCGCTGCCGCGCACCAAATCGCGCTCGCTGATCCTCAATCCCGACGATTTCTACATTCTCGTGAGCCGCGAGAAAATCCGCGTGCCGCACGAATACGCGGCCGAGATGGTGCCGTACGATACCTCGGTCGGCGAGTTCCGCATCCATTATGCGGGCTTTTTCGACCCCGGCTTCGGCTATGGGGCCAACGACATCGAGGGAACGCGCGCCGTGCTCGAGGTGCGCTCGCACGACGTGCCGTTCCTGCTCGAACACGGGCAGATCGTCGGGCGCTTCGCGTTCGAACCGCTGACGCAAACGCCCGACCGCATCTACGGCGTGGATATCGGCTCGAACTACCAGCGCCAGGGCCTGACGCTGGCCAAACAGTTCAAGCGCGCGCGCTAA
- a CDS encoding MFS transporter codes for MAEAVPPMARHVPLIAASALFVENIDATVLATALASIANDFGVDAVDLKLVLTCYLVSLVVFIPASGWIADRYGTRTVFCWAMAVFAAGSVACALSTGLWSLVFARILQGAGGAMMIPTARLVVVRSVPKNQLIGAMAVLTTPALIGPILGPPIGGFFTTYMSWPWIFWINVPLALLGIAVAARFLPQIRAETQAAFDLRGFLMIGPGLALTLVGATAIGLEVIATVYAAAMAATGLLLIALYCRYAWRHPSPVLDLRLLKIPTFRIGVMGGFLFRVGAGATPFLLPLLLQLGFARSAFESGIVTFATGIGALAMKICAPKILRAVGFRRVLIFNAFVAAVFIAIPITFTAAMAGTTLSAILLLGGFSRSLQFTSTNAVLYADVSAEQTARASTFAAVLQELSGSIGISVAALALAAASGGAVTGSLGAVQFVPAFIAVGAIAACSGFVFLAMPKSAGASLVGKRAEPTAADD; via the coding sequence ATGGCTGAAGCCGTTCCGCCGATGGCGCGTCATGTGCCGTTGATTGCCGCCAGCGCCCTGTTTGTCGAAAACATAGATGCGACTGTGCTGGCGACGGCCCTTGCGAGCATTGCCAACGATTTCGGTGTCGATGCGGTCGATCTCAAACTCGTTTTGACGTGCTATCTCGTGTCGCTGGTGGTGTTCATTCCGGCCTCGGGCTGGATCGCTGACCGCTACGGCACGCGCACGGTCTTCTGTTGGGCGATGGCCGTGTTCGCGGCAGGTTCGGTTGCCTGCGCGCTTTCGACGGGCCTGTGGAGCCTCGTTTTTGCGCGCATCCTGCAAGGGGCGGGCGGGGCGATGATGATCCCGACCGCGCGCCTTGTCGTCGTGCGCAGCGTGCCCAAAAACCAATTGATCGGCGCCATGGCCGTGCTGACCACGCCCGCCTTGATCGGACCGATTCTTGGGCCGCCTATTGGCGGGTTTTTCACCACGTATATGTCGTGGCCGTGGATTTTCTGGATCAACGTGCCGCTGGCTTTACTGGGCATCGCCGTCGCCGCGCGTTTTTTGCCGCAAATCCGTGCCGAGACCCAGGCCGCCTTCGACCTGCGCGGTTTCCTCATGATCGGGCCGGGCTTGGCCTTGACGTTGGTCGGTGCGACCGCGATCGGGCTTGAAGTCATCGCAACTGTCTATGCGGCGGCGATGGCGGCGACGGGACTGCTGCTGATCGCCCTCTATTGCCGCTATGCGTGGCGCCATCCAAGCCCGGTTTTGGATTTGCGATTGCTGAAGATCCCCACCTTCCGCATCGGCGTCATGGGCGGCTTTTTGTTTCGCGTCGGCGCAGGGGCCACGCCATTTCTGTTGCCCTTGCTGCTGCAACTTGGCTTCGCGCGCTCGGCCTTCGAAAGCGGCATCGTGACCTTCGCGACGGGGATCGGCGCGCTCGCGATGAAAATCTGCGCGCCGAAGATCCTGCGCGCCGTCGGGTTTCGGCGCGTGCTGATCTTCAACGCCTTCGTGGCGGCTGTTTTCATCGCGATCCCGATCACGTTTACGGCCGCCATGGCCGGCACCACGCTGTCGGCAATTCTGCTGCTCGGCGGCTTCTCGCGCTCGCTCCAGTTTACGAGCACAAACGCCGTGCTCTACGCGGACGTCTCGGCCGAGCAGACGGCGCGTGCCTCGACGTTCGCCGCCGTGCTGCAGGAATTGTCGGGCTCGATCGGCATTTCGGTCGCAGCGTTGGCGCTTGCGGCCGCCAGCGGCGGGGCGGTCACGGGCAGTTTGGGCGCCGTGCAATTCGTGCCGGCTTTCATTGCCGTCGGCGCTATCGCCGCGTGCTCGGGCTTCGTGTTTTTGGCAATGCCCAAATCAGCGGGTGCGTCGCTCGTGGGCAAGCGCGCCGAGCCGACGGCAGCGGACGACTAG